The genomic segment GAGTCGCCGCTGGCTTCCCTTTGTCTTTTACCCAAAAGGACATAACTTTTAACGGCTGGGCGATTGAATGCCGCGTCAATGCCGAGGACGCTCAGAGCTTTATCCCCTCACCAGGAAAGGTGAACAGCTACCATGCGCCCGGTGGATTTGGCATTCGCGTTGACAGCCACCTGTATCAGGGATACACAGTGCCTCCACATTACGACAGCATGGTCGCCAAGTTAATTGCCCATGGCAAGACGCGCGAGGAATGCCTGAGCCGTCTGGAACGCGCATTAGGCGAGTATGTGATTGATGGCATCAAGACCACGTTGCCCTTGCACCTTAAATTGGTGGGTTCTTCTGATATTAAGGATGGTCAGTACGATATTCATTGGCTAGAGAAGAATCTTGAGACAACGCTAAAATAAGCTCACGAGAAGACCTCAAAATTTACTATTTGTTAATCTTTTAACCCTACTTACTTCCCAAACGCCTTTGTTTGGGGAATTTGTATGGTTTTGCGCCTTTTCGTTGAGTTATTGATCTTATTTGCCATAGCATTTTCCCTTAAAGCGGCAGATTCCAATCCAAAGGATTCACCTTTCAGTTATTTTAAAGATAAGCCCTGGGTCGATTTAAGGCCCAGCCAGGAATATTTTGGTGTTGCTCCCTTTGAAACGGCGCCTGCAGCCCCTGATATTAATTCGCTGCGCATAACCATTGATGCTTACCATTCAGTTAAAAAGATAGACAAAAAATTATTACCGGTCCGTTTAAATCATCTAAAAACAATCCAAGAAAATGTCGAAAAACTTTTAGAAACGCATCCCAAAAGTAGGGAGGGCCTTATCCAGGAAAATTCCCCCTGGCGATGGAACGAACTGAAAAAGCACGTCGATAACCGCCATTTGTATTTAAGCCAACTTTATAAATTGGAATCAAAAACCCCGTCAGAAATCTTTAAAAGTCGTCTACTGCCCTCTTTTTGGGGCAATAATAATGTGGCCCGTGGTCTAATTGCCGCTGCCATCGGTTGCGAAGATATAGATCCCTGTCATCGACAAATTGGCCCCTTATACTACCAATGGTACCGGGGGCTAACACCAACGGACCCCAGTTATTTCATGTGGCTGGAGGGGCAAGAAACACAAACAATGAAGCTTCGGAATTTACATGACTTAGAGACCATTCATTCAAGCACACAAACGATATATCAGGAGGGTGGATTGGTATTAAATTCGAAAAACAACCCTCTTGAGGGCAATTACTTATATGTTCTGGATCTTACTAAAAATTTTCATGTGTACCCAACAGACCTGGCAGTAGCCCGAAAAACAACTCAAGAACAAAAAACCAACAACGAACTTGATTTTTGGCGAACCATATCGCTGTCAAAGCACAATCAATTTTTGAATGGTGAAGCTGTCATCTGTGCAGGTGAATGCACACTTGCAAAAGGAAAAATTCTTGAAATTGACAACAACAGCGGTCATTACCGTCCGTCGCCTTACAATTTAAAACAATCTGTCGAGATACTGCACCAGCATCATGTGATAAGCCCTGCTGGTAAAGTCACCATCAAAAATGGTTTGGAAATTATTAAAATGAATGTCAGTGATTTTTTAAACTTTAAGCCAATCATACGAACGGCTTATACGTCTGAAGCGCTTAACCAAATGTCAGCTGACACTTTAAAAAAGAACCTGGAAATAACCCGAAGACACCAAGCTGCTCGTATTCTACAAAAAGCTTGGAAACAAAAAACCCGTTGCTCATAAAAACAACGGGTTCCACAAAAAGTATGATACTTAACGGTTAGTTAATAACGGTTATAGCAACACGGTTCTGTGCATGAGCTTCTTCTGTATCGCCCATAACTTCTAACTTCTCTTTACCATAAGACATTGTCTTCAGACGGTTTGTATCAACACCTAAACCAACCAAGGCTTTTTTAGCGGCATCCGCACGACGCGCACCCAATGCCATGTTGTATTGTGATGTTCCACGTGCGTCGGTCTTACCCTCTACAGTGGCTGATGTTGTGCCATAAGTCTTCAACCAAGCTGCTTGAGCTTCTAGAACTTTTTTCGCATCAGCAGATACAGCTGACTTGTCATAAGCGAAGAAAACCCGGTCTTTGAT from the Candidatus Finniella inopinata genome contains:
- a CDS encoding OmpA family protein, whose product is MKKILFPVLAAALLLTACETATDSQNVNVGTAAAPGTAGDFKNNIKDRVFFAYDKSAVSADAKKVLEAQAAWLKTYGTTSATVEGKTDARGTSQYNMALGARRADAAKKALVGLGVDTNRLKTMSYGKEKLEVMGDTEEAHAQNRVAITVIN